From the genome of Medicago truncatula cultivar Jemalong A17 chromosome 2, MtrunA17r5.0-ANR, whole genome shotgun sequence:
CACTCTCCTTTTACATCACACTGGAGTTTAGAGCACTCTCTAGTTTACAAACTTCAACAAAATGAATTCCTAACTTCCATTGGGAGGGGTTTGGCCCTATTTATAGCAGATAGGACCAGAATACAAACAAAGTTGATAAACACAGAATAACTACTATCCTCTGACTAACAAGCCTGACAAACAAAACTAACCAATAACCAACTTTACTACTTTCTGATTTACAACCTTCCCAACTATTACAAGTCCTACCAACACACCATAAAGATTGTGAgagaataaataattataacatgttTCTGTAATACATGAATGGAAAATAATGCATTGTTATACCTAGTTATTCAAAGAGTAGTCATTGCATCAATTCAATGATGTCTCTATCCTTGTTACGTATATTTTATTAAAGCCTTGAATggataaacaacaaaataagcgCTTATAGCGTAACttcttatcatataagtgcatATGTATAAGTAATTTTCtatatcaaaagataaaataaattccaACTGTTTGCATGTAGGTTATAAGTTTCTTTTATAAGCTATTctgaagagcttatgaaaaaagcTGAAAACGGATTATGGGCATatcataagctctcccaaacaatctcacaagtaCTTACATCACtaaataagttcaaataagttgATACCCGTAATAAGAGAAATAGAAATTGAAGCAGAAACATAGATAACATACCTTTGAGTGCATCAGAATTATAGGCATTCCTAAACCTGTCCACTAAAGAAGCATAGAAGGGTTTGGCTCTTTGAGGTGCCATTGCGACATGAAAATCTGGCTTGTTACCCTTCAAGAATCCATACAACGTAAATTGACTAACTGTTACAAGCCcataatcaaataatatcagACATCTTTGggtaaacaacttaattaaatgctTACGCTTAATTAAGGGTTCATCATACAAGTGTTTCTTGATAacctatttctataacaatatataaaataaaataaaatcttttttttttttgttaacccttTAGTTCCTAAGAAAAAGGGCCCTGGTAATCCAAAGTTCGACCAGGAGGTGAGTAAAGCCTAGCCAAGAATTGTTCCAACAGAAATTGAACTTGGGTTTTTCTGCACGATTTGTCCTAGGGggagctcattaaccacttgagcttAATCACAtgatttaaaatcatttttatataaactaTAAGTTGTTTCCCCAGACTATCTTGAAATTTTCAGGAAATAAGTCGAAAGCAGCTTAAGAACACGTTTAAGTTATTTCGTAAGCTCTTACAAACAGTTTCACAAGTGTCAATGTCAGAGTAAACAAGGTCAAATAAGTCTATTcaaatctatgaagcacagacaccgGAGACGAAACAATGAAAATGACATAATCATCTAATGTATCGGAGATCGGATGCATTTTCAACAAAGATTCGAATACACACCTACTAAAATGCAACTAAAAGGAATTactaaactatataaaaaaaatcaatttataaagTTTTGTGGTTGCATAGTTTACCAAGTAAaacttgataatttttttgcataacaCTATGGTCCCACGCTTTGCCAGTATCTTCATTTGTGAATAGCCTCATGTTCAACACCTTCCGACATCTGTTAAATTAAACAAGtaaataaaatgaagaagaagaaaaaaacttattttccaTTAATTAAGTTAAAATTCGTtaaagagaaatagaagagtACATGTAATCGGCGTCGGCATCGGAATCGGAATCATGAATTCCGACGAGAACGAGAAGACCGGGGCCAATCTCCGATACGATACGGCCATCGACTTCGACGGATGCAGAGGCCACGCGCTGAACCACCGCACGCATTGCTCGTACTGTCACTGCTTTTGAAATTCTCTTCTTGCTATTGGTGTTGTTAACTATTGTTGTTCTGCTTCTGTTCTTGTTGTTTAAGCCTGTGTGGCAAAATCTGTGCGGCCACAAGGATTGTGCTTGCATCATCatcattcttctttttctttatttgttttatttttgaaattcttttctttattagttaattttatttttttttcagcaaatttttttggaaagaaaagaaCATAAAGGATTTGTCGGGGTGTTATTGGTGGTGGGTGAGACAAACTAATACGACATTTGACTTGGTATGAATTTTTattagagcaatgatatttgaataaccatttcgtacaatttatttgacaaccttccttttctctttttttattggtcaaaaacaatggagagagaaaaaggaagagagggagtaagaatataatgtgagtatgagagagaaa
Proteins encoded in this window:
- the LOC11441122 gene encoding D-aminoacyl-tRNA deacylase, yielding MMMMQAQSLWPHRFCHTGLNNKNRSRTTIVNNTNSKKRISKAVTVRAMRAVVQRVASASVEVDGRIVSEIGPGLLVLVGIHDSDSDADADYICRKVLNMRLFTNEDTGKAWDHSVMQKNYQVLLVSQFTLYGFLKGNKPDFHVAMAPQRAKPFYASLVDRFRNAYNSDALKDGVFGAKMKVSLVNDGPVTMQLDSQSPKNTIDAAES